One region of Oceanidesulfovibrio indonesiensis genomic DNA includes:
- a CDS encoding YceD family protein, which yields MSQIWVPLHDIPAEGREFSFSDPDLWAEPWHEFGLSYEMIEPLSASFFVLPQKEGFLIAGRMAGTVAVPCDRCAEPAQVVIDSEFQEFESTSGTLDDETEDQAEDEKSDLLRETGQGWELDAAGLLWEQFQLAVPVKPLCRTDCKGLCPVCGVNMNTAACECEREEGDPRLAALRGLKISSS from the coding sequence ATGTCACAAATTTGGGTGCCATTGCACGACATCCCGGCCGAAGGTCGGGAGTTTTCTTTTTCCGACCCGGACTTGTGGGCCGAGCCCTGGCACGAGTTCGGCCTGTCGTACGAAATGATTGAACCCCTTTCCGCCTCCTTTTTCGTATTGCCGCAAAAGGAGGGTTTTCTGATTGCCGGCAGGATGGCCGGCACGGTGGCCGTGCCATGCGACCGATGCGCCGAGCCGGCGCAAGTGGTCATCGACTCTGAATTCCAGGAGTTCGAGTCCACCTCCGGCACGCTCGACGACGAGACGGAAGACCAAGCGGAAGACGAAAAGAGCGACCTGCTCCGTGAAACCGGACAGGGCTGGGAGCTTGACGCAGCCGGCTTGCTGTGGGAGCAGTTCCAGCTTGCCGTGCCGGTCAAGCCGCTCTGCCGGACCGATTGCAAAGGACTCTGTCCCGTATGCGGCGTGAACATGAACACCGCCGCGTGCGAGTGCGAGCGCGAAGAGGGAGACCCTCGTCTCGCCGCGCTTCGGGGCTTGAAGATCAGCTCCTCCTGA
- a CDS encoding deoxycytidylate deaminase yields the protein MNERDAIVPPLEAGGRLPWPQYFLRICFLVAERSTCLRRKVGAVAVRDKRILATGYNGAPTNVAHCLDVGCLREQLGVPSGQRHEICRGLHAEQNVIVQAAIHGVSIKDSDIYCTTQPCLICSKMLANCGVRNIYYAESYPDELAEQMLGEAGIHFERMQLETFLESDADENDAS from the coding sequence ATGAACGAACGCGACGCCATCGTCCCCCCTCTGGAAGCAGGCGGACGCCTGCCCTGGCCGCAGTATTTCCTGCGCATCTGCTTCCTCGTCGCCGAACGCTCCACCTGCCTGCGGCGCAAGGTGGGGGCGGTGGCCGTCCGCGACAAGCGCATCCTCGCCACGGGCTACAACGGCGCGCCCACCAATGTGGCCCACTGCCTGGACGTCGGCTGCCTGCGCGAGCAGCTGGGCGTGCCTTCCGGCCAGCGCCACGAGATTTGCCGCGGCCTGCACGCCGAGCAGAACGTCATCGTCCAGGCCGCCATTCACGGCGTGTCCATCAAGGACTCGGACATTTACTGCACCACGCAGCCGTGCCTCATCTGCTCCAAGATGCTCGCCAACTGCGGCGTGCGGAACATTTATTACGCCGAATCCTATCCTGACGAGTTGGCCGAGCAGATGCTCGGCGAAGCCGGCATCCACTTCGAACGTATGCAACTCGAGACGTTTCTCGAATCCGACGCCGACGAGAACGACGCCTCCTGA
- the plsX gene encoding phosphate acyltransferase PlsX gives MSSEEHGAVAPEQTATPSSSATQPIIAVDAMGGDHGPSVVVPGAIRSAREGGFKVILLGDEKRIRQELDKLGPCPEAEILHTSQVAAMGEKPSDVLRRKKDSSIQQAFAIVKEGRAHGVVSAGNSGATVACGMFILGRINGVERPALASIMQTEHAPMVLVDVGANVDCKPYHLFQFGIMADVLARDVLGIERPRVGLLSIGEEEGKGNLQVKEAFELFKMTAMNFVGNVEGRDIFTGDVDVVVCDGFVGNVALKLSEGLCTSLSRMLKRELMRSLPARLGASLVAGALKRFARLVDYAEYGGAPVLGLQGIAIVCHGASNEKAIKSACSMAATYVRKETNDHLMAELTANEELSRFGKAAMKL, from the coding sequence ATGTCTAGCGAAGAGCACGGCGCCGTCGCTCCCGAGCAGACGGCGACCCCCTCTTCTTCCGCGACTCAACCGATCATCGCCGTGGATGCTATGGGCGGCGACCATGGTCCGTCCGTGGTCGTTCCCGGCGCGATCCGTTCCGCGCGAGAAGGCGGCTTCAAGGTCATCCTGCTGGGTGACGAAAAGCGCATCCGCCAGGAGCTCGACAAACTCGGCCCCTGTCCCGAAGCGGAAATCCTGCACACGAGCCAGGTTGCGGCCATGGGTGAAAAACCCTCGGACGTTTTGCGCCGCAAGAAGGACTCGTCCATCCAGCAGGCCTTCGCCATCGTGAAGGAAGGCCGCGCCCACGGCGTGGTCAGCGCCGGGAACTCAGGCGCCACGGTGGCCTGCGGGATGTTCATCCTCGGCCGCATCAACGGAGTCGAGCGTCCGGCGCTCGCTTCCATCATGCAGACCGAGCACGCTCCCATGGTCCTGGTGGACGTGGGCGCCAATGTGGACTGCAAGCCCTACCACCTCTTCCAGTTCGGCATCATGGCCGACGTCCTCGCCCGCGACGTGCTCGGCATAGAGCGCCCCCGCGTTGGCCTGCTGTCCATCGGCGAGGAGGAAGGCAAGGGCAATCTCCAGGTGAAGGAAGCCTTCGAGCTCTTCAAGATGACCGCCATGAACTTCGTGGGCAACGTGGAAGGACGCGACATCTTCACCGGCGACGTGGACGTGGTCGTTTGCGACGGCTTCGTGGGCAATGTCGCCCTCAAGCTTTCCGAAGGCCTGTGCACATCGCTTTCGCGCATGCTCAAGCGGGAGCTCATGCGCTCCCTGCCCGCGCGACTCGGCGCAAGCCTCGTGGCAGGCGCCCTCAAGCGCTTCGCCCGCCTCGTGGACTATGCCGAGTACGGCGGCGCCCCGGTGCTGGGCCTCCAGGGTATCGCCATCGTCTGCCACGGCGCATCCAACGAAAAGGCGATCAAAAGCGCCTGCTCCATGGCTGCCACCTATGTGCGCAAGGAAACCAACGACCACCTCATGGCCGAATTGACCGCAAACGAGGAGCTTTCCCGTTTCGGCAAGGCGGCAATGAAGTTATAG
- a CDS encoding beta-ketoacyl-ACP synthase III codes for MSATSYINGLGFYVPPREVTNADLEDLVETSDEWITARTGIKVRHHAEKGTPSSDLACEAAKIALRQAGVEPGELTHILVASCTPDSYCPSTATALGWKLGANTPMAVDLNAACTGFLYSIEMARALVCANPHAKVLVAAAEVLSSRTNWEDRTTCVLFGDGAGAAVISAEPTDDTPLRIGKLLLRSDGQYGDLLTILGGGSRTPYTLGETIREDFFIAMEGREIFKHAVRNMSALCQEVLEEAGMSIHDVDLLVPHQANLRIIEALGNRLKIDRDKVFSNVQRYGNTSAASVPIALTECKEGGLIEPGASVLITSFGAGLTWGAGLLHA; via the coding sequence ATGAGCGCCACGAGCTACATCAACGGCCTGGGCTTCTACGTGCCGCCGCGCGAAGTGACCAATGCCGACCTGGAAGATCTTGTCGAAACAAGCGACGAGTGGATAACCGCACGCACCGGCATCAAGGTCCGCCATCACGCGGAAAAGGGCACGCCGTCTTCCGACCTCGCCTGCGAGGCTGCAAAGATCGCCCTGCGGCAGGCCGGCGTCGAACCCGGCGAACTGACCCATATCCTGGTGGCCTCCTGCACGCCGGACTCATACTGCCCCAGCACGGCCACGGCCCTGGGCTGGAAGCTGGGCGCGAATACGCCCATGGCAGTGGATCTCAACGCAGCCTGCACCGGGTTCCTCTACTCCATCGAAATGGCCCGCGCCCTGGTCTGCGCCAATCCGCATGCCAAAGTGCTCGTGGCTGCTGCCGAGGTGCTCAGTTCCCGTACCAACTGGGAAGATCGCACCACATGCGTCCTCTTTGGTGACGGCGCCGGAGCTGCGGTGATTTCCGCCGAGCCCACGGACGACACTCCGTTGCGCATCGGCAAGCTGCTGCTGCGCTCGGACGGCCAGTACGGCGACCTGCTCACCATCCTGGGCGGCGGCTCCCGCACGCCCTACACCCTGGGCGAGACGATCCGCGAGGACTTCTTCATCGCCATGGAAGGACGCGAAATTTTCAAACATGCGGTGCGCAATATGAGCGCCTTGTGCCAGGAGGTGCTGGAGGAGGCCGGCATGAGCATCCACGATGTTGACCTGCTCGTGCCGCACCAGGCCAACCTGCGCATCATCGAGGCCCTGGGCAATCGGCTCAAGATCGACCGCGACAAGGTTTTCTCCAACGTGCAGAGGTACGGCAACACGTCGGCTGCTTCCGTTCCCATCGCGCTCACAGAATGCAAGGAAGGCGGTTTGATCGAACCGGGCGCTTCGGTGCTCATCACCTCGTTCGGAGCCGGCCTTACATGGGGAGCCGGACTGCTCCACGCGTAA
- the rpmB gene encoding 50S ribosomal protein L28, which translates to MSKVCEVCGKRPQVGNNVSHANNKTKRRFMPNLQQVRALLPSGEVKRIQVCTRCLRSGEVAKPPVRQVD; encoded by the coding sequence ATGTCCAAGGTATGCGAAGTCTGTGGTAAACGCCCTCAGGTCGGCAACAATGTGAGCCACGCGAACAACAAAACCAAGCGTCGCTTCATGCCGAACCTGCAGCAGGTTCGTGCTTTGCTCCCCTCTGGCGAGGTAAAGCGCATCCAGGTCTGCACGCGCTGCCTGCGTTCCGGCGAGGTGGCCAAGCCGCCCGTGCGCCAGGTCGACTAA
- the glyA gene encoding serine hydroxymethyltransferase — MEELFLADAQVAHAVQQEIDRQIGNLELIASENFTSAAVRQTMGSCLTHKYAEGYPGKRYYGGCEFVDVAEDIARDRVRELFGAEYANVQPHSGSQANMACYFGALSPGDTILGMDLSHGGHLTHGSPVNFSGKLFNIVFYGVDRETKEIDYEQVRAQAREHKPKLIVAGASAYPRTIDFARFRAIADEVDAKLMVDMAHIAGLIAAGLHPTPIGHAHFTTSTTHKTLRGPRGGMILSSEEFGKTLNSQIFPGIQGGPLMHVIAAKAVAFGEALKPEFKEYQAQVVKNAQVLARTLMDGGFDLVSGGTDNHMMLVDLTNKDITGKDAEEALDKAAITVNKNTVPFETRKPFITSGVRLGTPALTTRGMDEGDMVKVGGWIVDVLKNTGNETRLGEIRKDVQCFSRTFPLFAW, encoded by the coding sequence ATGGAAGAGCTTTTTCTCGCAGATGCCCAGGTAGCCCACGCCGTCCAGCAGGAGATCGATCGCCAGATCGGCAACCTCGAGCTCATCGCCTCGGAGAACTTCACCTCCGCCGCGGTGCGCCAGACCATGGGCAGCTGTCTGACCCACAAGTACGCGGAAGGATACCCCGGAAAGCGCTACTACGGCGGGTGCGAGTTCGTTGACGTGGCGGAAGACATCGCCCGCGACCGCGTGCGCGAACTCTTCGGCGCGGAGTACGCCAACGTCCAGCCCCACTCCGGTTCCCAGGCGAACATGGCGTGCTACTTCGGCGCCCTCTCGCCCGGCGACACCATCCTCGGCATGGACCTCTCACACGGCGGCCATCTCACCCACGGCAGCCCGGTGAACTTCTCCGGCAAGCTCTTCAATATCGTGTTCTACGGCGTGGACCGCGAGACCAAGGAGATCGACTACGAGCAGGTGCGCGCACAGGCCCGGGAGCACAAGCCCAAGCTCATCGTGGCCGGCGCCAGCGCCTACCCGCGGACCATCGACTTCGCCAGGTTCCGCGCCATCGCGGACGAAGTGGACGCCAAACTCATGGTGGACATGGCCCACATCGCCGGCCTTATCGCGGCTGGGCTGCACCCTACCCCCATCGGCCACGCGCACTTCACCACCTCCACCACGCACAAGACCCTGCGCGGGCCCCGCGGCGGCATGATCCTGTCTTCCGAAGAGTTCGGCAAGACATTGAACTCACAGATTTTCCCGGGCATTCAGGGCGGCCCGCTCATGCACGTCATCGCGGCCAAGGCCGTGGCTTTCGGCGAGGCCCTCAAACCCGAGTTCAAGGAGTACCAGGCACAGGTCGTCAAGAACGCCCAGGTCCTGGCCAGGACCCTCATGGACGGCGGCTTTGACCTCGTTTCCGGCGGCACGGACAACCACATGATGCTGGTGGACCTGACCAACAAAGACATCACCGGCAAGGACGCCGAGGAGGCCCTGGACAAGGCCGCCATCACCGTGAACAAGAACACCGTGCCCTTCGAGACGAGAAAGCCCTTCATCACCTCGGGCGTGCGTCTTGGCACACCGGCGCTGACCACACGCGGAATGGACGAAGGCGACATGGTCAAGGTTGGCGGATGGATAGTTGACGTGCTGAAAAACACTGGCAACGAGACGCGTCTCGGCGAAATCCGCAAGGACGTGCAGTGCTTCTCTCGCACCTTCCCGCTCTTCGCCTGGTAA
- the rpmF gene encoding 50S ribosomal protein L32, giving the protein MAVPQRRQSKSRSRMRRSHDKVAVPNVIYCDCGEPTLPHRICPSCGTYKGRQYLRNEDV; this is encoded by the coding sequence ATGGCCGTTCCCCAAAGAAGACAATCCAAGTCCAGATCCCGCATGCGCCGCTCCCACGACAAGGTTGCCGTGCCCAACGTGATCTACTGCGATTGCGGCGAACCCACGCTGCCCCATCGCATCTGCCCCAGCTGCGGCACTTACAAGGGCCGCCAATACCTCAGGAACGAGGATGTCTAG
- a CDS encoding MFS transporter — MTKWTVLFAGVAIQMILGGVYAWSEFVPHLTAEYGLNNSQCGLIFGATIAMFTLTMIPAGRFLQKYGPRLTASIGAILFTTGYVLASFSQGEFLLLLICLSGITGAGIGFGYICPLTVGMKWFPDNKGLVTGVSVAGFGGGAVLLSTIAQHLLAGMGMDVMQVFRLVGTGSGLLAFASAMLMRLPSEASSTAVTVGTMPAAGDVFTSRNFILIFLGMFCGTFAGLLVVGNLKPLALSMGLTAASATLSISLFALGNAAGRILWGQIHDRIGSHLAIVFSLIFLGACLVLLLTGAPGTIVLASVFLVGVGFGACFVVYASSVVELFGTRLFPQLYPVCFLGYGLAALVGPSIGGWIADTTGSYVPAIVLSTAIVLAMAPVVWMLFRRQAVYAYE, encoded by the coding sequence ATGACGAAATGGACAGTCCTGTTTGCAGGAGTCGCTATCCAGATGATCCTGGGCGGCGTGTACGCCTGGAGCGAGTTTGTTCCGCATCTGACCGCTGAATACGGCCTGAACAATAGTCAATGCGGCCTGATTTTCGGCGCCACTATCGCAATGTTCACCCTGACGATGATCCCCGCGGGTCGTTTCCTGCAGAAATACGGACCCCGCCTCACCGCTTCCATCGGCGCGATCCTCTTCACCACCGGCTACGTGCTCGCGTCGTTCTCCCAGGGCGAGTTTCTTCTTCTGCTCATCTGCCTGAGCGGCATAACCGGCGCCGGCATAGGATTCGGCTACATCTGCCCGCTCACCGTGGGCATGAAATGGTTCCCCGACAACAAGGGGCTGGTGACGGGCGTGTCCGTGGCCGGTTTCGGCGGCGGCGCCGTGCTTCTCTCCACCATTGCACAGCACCTGCTCGCGGGCATGGGCATGGACGTCATGCAGGTTTTCCGACTCGTCGGCACAGGCTCCGGACTGCTCGCCTTCGCCAGCGCCATGCTGATGCGTCTTCCATCCGAAGCCAGTTCAACGGCTGTCACTGTCGGCACCATGCCGGCAGCCGGCGACGTATTCACATCGCGCAACTTCATCCTCATCTTTCTGGGCATGTTCTGCGGAACCTTTGCCGGCCTGCTCGTGGTGGGTAACCTCAAGCCGCTGGCCTTGTCCATGGGGCTCACCGCCGCCAGCGCCACGCTTTCCATATCCTTGTTCGCCTTGGGCAACGCCGCAGGGAGAATCCTCTGGGGCCAGATCCATGACAGAATCGGCTCCCATCTCGCCATCGTGTTTTCGCTCATCTTTCTCGGGGCGTGCCTCGTCCTTTTGCTCACCGGCGCGCCGGGGACCATTGTGCTCGCCTCGGTTTTCCTGGTCGGCGTGGGCTTCGGGGCGTGCTTCGTGGTATACGCGTCGTCCGTCGTGGAGCTCTTCGGCACGCGACTGTTCCCGCAGCTCTATCCGGTTTGCTTCCTGGGCTACGGGCTCGCGGCTCTTGTTGGACCTTCCATAGGCGGGTGGATAGCCGACACGACCGGCTCCTACGTGCCTGCCATCGTCCTGAGCACGGCTATAGTGCTCGCCATGGCGCCTGTGGTCTGGATGCTCTTCAGGCGGCAGGCCGTGTACGCGTATGAATGA
- a CDS encoding acyl carrier protein gives MSVQEQVTKIIIDQLGVSADEVKPEASFVDDLNADSLDITELIMAMEEEFGIEIDDDDAQTMLTVQDAIKYIESKQ, from the coding sequence ATGTCCGTTCAAGAACAAGTCACCAAGATCATCATCGACCAGCTGGGCGTCTCCGCCGACGAAGTCAAGCCCGAGGCATCCTTTGTCGACGACCTCAACGCCGACTCCCTCGACATCACCGAGCTCATCATGGCAATGGAAGAAGAATTCGGTATCGAGATCGACGATGATGACGCTCAGACCATGCTGACGGTGCAGGACGCCATCAAATACATCGAAAGCAAGCAGTAA
- a CDS encoding rhomboid family intramembrane serine protease, with product MDRRPSPARLLRRTSFDTWQDIVPELESRLDMTADRRVLRLWVLVLDSRSVPNRPDYGASRRGSWLGRPAGAVPGSQVGLYVPASQEERALDEIEQYVRENAGITGRVSIPQPPARAGIGQTLFVLCALALFHAFVSRTSSAGPVDWTELGHGAQGLVLAWREAGVSDCFRIRVAGEWWRTVTALTLHADAGHLLSNCLFGGLFFYLVTRRVGAALGWGAILFSGIVGNMVNCRVEGYEHVSLGASTAVLGAVGVLAGIGAAQAGLGMLSSSGSQGNVWGRAWRGVLLPLAMGVALLAFLGAGEGNIDLGAHLFGFLCGILPGVAAGWLSQTGRVPSRPWDGLLASFALLFVVVCWIIAFR from the coding sequence ATGGACCGCCGCCCGTCGCCTGCCCGGCTCTTGCGCAGGACGTCTTTCGATACCTGGCAAGACATCGTGCCAGAGCTGGAAAGCCGGCTGGACATGACAGCGGATCGGCGTGTGCTGCGGCTCTGGGTGCTGGTGCTCGATTCACGCAGCGTGCCCAATCGTCCGGACTACGGCGCATCCCGCCGCGGCTCCTGGCTGGGACGCCCCGCGGGCGCTGTCCCCGGATCACAGGTGGGGCTGTACGTGCCTGCCTCGCAAGAGGAGCGGGCGCTTGACGAAATCGAGCAGTACGTCCGCGAGAATGCGGGCATTACGGGCCGCGTGTCCATACCCCAGCCCCCGGCGCGCGCCGGAATAGGCCAGACGCTGTTCGTGCTCTGTGCGCTGGCGCTGTTTCATGCATTCGTCTCGCGCACCAGCAGCGCCGGCCCCGTGGACTGGACCGAACTCGGGCATGGGGCACAGGGGCTTGTGCTGGCGTGGCGCGAAGCCGGCGTATCCGACTGCTTCCGCATCCGCGTGGCTGGGGAGTGGTGGCGGACCGTAACCGCTCTGACCCTCCATGCCGACGCCGGGCACCTGCTTTCCAACTGCCTGTTCGGCGGGCTCTTCTTCTATCTGGTCACCAGGCGAGTCGGCGCGGCCCTCGGCTGGGGGGCGATCCTTTTTTCCGGCATCGTGGGCAACATGGTGAACTGCCGTGTTGAAGGCTACGAGCACGTGAGCCTCGGCGCTTCCACGGCCGTGCTCGGCGCGGTAGGGGTTCTGGCCGGCATAGGCGCGGCGCAGGCCGGGCTGGGAATGCTCTCGTCGAGCGGATCGCAGGGAAATGTGTGGGGCCGGGCCTGGCGTGGTGTTCTTCTGCCTTTGGCCATGGGCGTCGCGTTGTTGGCGTTTCTTGGCGCAGGAGAGGGCAACATAGATCTTGGCGCCCACCTGTTCGGATTTCTGTGCGGCATTCTGCCCGGCGTTGCGGCCGGGTGGCTTTCTCAAACCGGCCGGGTTCCATCCCGCCCCTGGGACGGCCTGCTCGCATCGTTCGCGCTTCTATTCGTCGTTGTCTGTTGGATAATCGCCTTTCGATAA
- the fabG gene encoding 3-oxoacyl-[acyl-carrier-protein] reductase gives MSELPKTALVTGGSRGIGRSIAKRLAREGLQVYLTYVSKPELAEETVADIVKAGGRAAAFQLDVADPEAIRNFFASEVKDKIHLSVLVNNAGMTKDGLILRMKEEDFDRVLNVNLKGAFVCLQEAAKIMSRQRVGRIVNISSVVAQMGNAGQANYVSSKSGLIGLTKTAAQELASRNVTVNAVTPGFIESDMTDVLPEKVREAYLERIPMKRLGSAEDIAGAVAFLVSEDSGYITGQVLSVNGGMYM, from the coding sequence ATGAGCGAACTTCCCAAGACAGCGTTGGTCACCGGCGGGTCCCGCGGCATCGGACGTTCCATTGCCAAACGACTCGCCCGTGAAGGCTTGCAGGTCTATCTCACGTACGTATCCAAGCCCGAGCTCGCAGAAGAGACCGTGGCGGATATCGTCAAGGCCGGCGGCAGGGCCGCCGCGTTCCAGCTCGACGTCGCCGATCCGGAGGCGATTCGGAACTTCTTCGCAAGCGAGGTCAAGGACAAGATCCACCTGTCCGTGCTGGTGAACAACGCCGGCATGACCAAGGACGGCCTCATCCTGCGCATGAAGGAAGAGGATTTCGACCGCGTGCTGAACGTGAACCTGAAAGGCGCCTTCGTCTGCCTGCAGGAAGCGGCCAAGATCATGTCAAGGCAGCGCGTGGGCCGTATCGTGAACATCAGCTCCGTCGTGGCCCAGATGGGCAACGCCGGCCAGGCAAACTATGTTTCTTCCAAGTCCGGGCTCATCGGCCTCACCAAGACCGCCGCGCAGGAGCTCGCCTCCCGCAACGTGACGGTGAACGCCGTGACTCCCGGGTTCATCGAGTCCGACATGACCGATGTTTTGCCGGAAAAAGTCCGCGAAGCGTATCTCGAGCGCATTCCCATGAAGCGACTGGGATCCGCCGAGGACATCGCCGGAGCCGTCGCCTTCCTCGTTTCCGAGGATTCGGGCTACATCACCGGCCAGGTTCTCTCGGTCAATGGCGGCATGTACATGTAG
- a CDS encoding FxsA family protein, whose protein sequence is MFLKLFLGFTLIPLIELYLLITVGSYIGAGTTILIVIITGATGAWLARRQGMSTMLSMRERLNSGQMPAEEMIDAFLILVAGVVLLTPGFLTDVCGITLLIPPARQAIKRWLRRKFDTWIRQGHIEIRHY, encoded by the coding sequence ATGTTCCTCAAGTTGTTTCTGGGCTTCACGCTCATTCCTCTCATCGAATTGTACCTGCTCATCACCGTGGGCTCGTACATCGGTGCCGGCACGACCATCCTTATAGTCATAATCACAGGTGCGACCGGCGCTTGGCTTGCGCGGCGCCAGGGCATGAGCACCATGCTCTCCATGCGGGAACGACTGAACAGCGGACAGATGCCGGCCGAGGAAATGATCGACGCATTCCTTATTCTTGTGGCTGGTGTCGTGCTTCTGACTCCCGGATTTCTGACCGACGTTTGCGGCATCACACTGCTCATCCCCCCGGCGCGGCAGGCCATCAAGCGTTGGCTGCGCCGCAAGTTCGATACCTGGATCCGTCAGGGCCACATCGAGATACGTCACTACTAA
- the fabF gene encoding beta-ketoacyl-ACP synthase II — MRRRVVVTGLSAITPVGNDLETSWRNIVAGVSGIGPITRFDTTEHATKIAGEVKDFDPEPFVHKKLARRLERFTLYAMACAQMVIKDSGLEITEENAPRIGTLLGCGLGGLETIEESHAKLVNEGPKRISPFFIPVLISNMAPGMVSIDLKTRGPNYVTTSACASGLHGIGTAFSEILLGRVDAMVTGGTESTITPLAIAGFNACKALSTRNDDPTKASRPFDKDRDGFVMGEGCGLLLLEELEHAKARGARIYCELVGFGASSDAFHMTAPPEDGAGMALSMENAMRDAGVQLEEVDSINAHATSTPLNDKSETVALKRVFGEHAKNLHITANKSMTGHLLGAAGGAEAVFSAMTLHHGIVPPTINLETPSEDCDLDYTPQKALEQQMNYVLCNSFGFGGTNASLLFKRYAE; from the coding sequence ATGCGTAGAAGGGTAGTCGTCACAGGACTTTCCGCGATCACTCCCGTTGGCAATGATCTTGAGACCAGCTGGCGCAACATCGTGGCCGGCGTATCCGGAATCGGGCCCATCACCCGCTTCGACACCACGGAACACGCCACCAAGATTGCCGGCGAGGTCAAAGACTTCGATCCCGAACCGTTCGTGCACAAAAAACTCGCACGGCGGCTGGAGCGCTTCACCCTCTACGCAATGGCCTGCGCGCAGATGGTGATCAAGGACTCCGGGCTTGAAATAACCGAAGAAAACGCACCCCGCATCGGCACACTGCTCGGCTGCGGCCTGGGCGGCCTCGAAACCATCGAGGAAAGCCACGCCAAGCTGGTGAACGAAGGCCCGAAGCGGATTTCCCCGTTCTTCATCCCCGTGCTCATCTCCAACATGGCGCCGGGCATGGTCTCAATCGATCTGAAGACCAGGGGACCGAACTACGTGACAACCTCGGCCTGCGCCTCCGGCCTGCACGGCATCGGCACCGCGTTCTCCGAGATCCTCCTCGGCCGCGTGGACGCCATGGTCACAGGCGGCACCGAGTCCACCATCACCCCTCTGGCCATTGCCGGCTTCAATGCCTGCAAAGCGCTTTCCACCCGCAACGACGATCCCACGAAAGCCTCCAGGCCCTTCGATAAGGACCGCGACGGTTTCGTGATGGGCGAAGGCTGCGGCCTGCTGCTCCTGGAGGAGCTTGAGCACGCCAAGGCCCGAGGCGCCAGGATATACTGCGAACTCGTGGGCTTCGGCGCGTCCTCGGACGCCTTCCACATGACCGCCCCCCCGGAAGACGGCGCCGGCATGGCCCTGTCCATGGAAAACGCCATGCGCGACGCCGGCGTGCAGCTTGAGGAGGTCGATTCCATCAACGCGCACGCCACATCCACGCCGCTCAACGACAAGTCGGAGACCGTCGCGCTCAAGCGCGTTTTCGGCGAACACGCCAAGAATCTGCATATCACGGCGAATAAATCCATGACCGGTCACCTCCTCGGAGCGGCCGGCGGCGCCGAGGCCGTCTTCAGCGCCATGACGCTGCATCACGGCATTGTGCCCCCCACCATCAACCTCGAAACCCCCTCCGAGGATTGCGACCTCGACTATACCCCGCAGAAAGCCCTGGAGCAGCAGATGAACTACGTGCTCTGCAACTCCTTCGGCTTTGGCGGCACAAACGCCTCTCTGCTGTTCAAGCGATACGCGGAGTAG